A segment of the Corynebacterium liangguodongii genome:
GAGATCATCGCGCCGACCGTGTCCACGTACGACGCCTACGCCGGCGACCTCGTGCGCGAATACGGCTTGCTCGTCCCGGTCGAGCCAGATGCGCGCATGATCACCGACGCGGAGCTGCACGCCATCGCACACGAGGTCGTGCAGGACTACGCCGGGACGCTCCTCGTGCCCGGCGGGGCGAACCCGACCCCCGCGTCTGTCGTCACCGACCTCCTCGACCTGGTGACCAACATGGGTAATGACCTCGCCGAACCCGACGAGGTTGCCGAGCATGCGCGCACGTTCCTCGCGGAGACGGAGGCGCTGGACGGGGGTAAGGATCCGGCGAAGTTCACCAACGAGATGACGAGATGGCGCGCTACCCAGGAGCGCCGCCGCGCCTACCTGCCGCTGGTGGAAAAGCTTGCCTCCGAGCTGGCCGCACGGGGCGTGGTCACCTTCAACGAGCAGATGTCCGTCGCCGCGCGGCTCGCTTCCCACCACCCGGCGGTGGGAGCATCCCAGCGCAGCCGCTTCCGAGTGGTCATGCTCGACGAATACCAAGACACCTCCCACGCGCAGCGCGTGTTGTTGCGCAGCCTCTTCGGCGAGGGCTCAGGCAGCAGCGAAGACGGCCGGAACCCGCTCACGGTCACCGCGGTGGGCGACCCCATGCAGGCCATCTACGGCTGGCGCGGGGCTACCGTGGAAAACCTCGCCGCCTTCGTCGAGGATTTCCCTGCCCCAGACGGCGGGCCCGCGCCAAAGATGCAGCTCACGACCTCGTGGCGCAATCCGCCGGAGGTGCTCGCACTCGCAAACGAGGTCTCGGACGCGCTGCTGGGCACCGGCGCGAAACGCCCTGTCGCGCCGCTCGAGCCGCGCCCGGGCGCGGCCCCCGGCGAGGTGCTGCTCGGCTACTTCGAGCGAGACGACGAAGAACTCGACTTCCTCGCCGACGAGCTCGCCCGGCAATACAACCAGGCCCAGGAAGACGGGGAGCCGTTCTCCGCGGCCGTGCTCGTGCGCGCCAACAAGACCTCTCCTGAGGTGGCAGAGGCGCTGGCCGCGCGCGGGATCCCCTACGAAATTGTCGGGCTGGCCGGCCTCCTCGACGTCCCCGAGGTCGCCGATACCGTGGCAATCGCCACAATGCTCGTGCGCCCGGACGACTCCGCTGCGGCGCTGCGTGTCTTGGCAGGGCCGGCGGTGGGGCTAGGCCTCGACGACCTCGATGCGCTCGCCGCCCGGGCCGCCAATCTGCGTGGCGCGCGCCCGGAAGCCGAGATGCTCGAGGACCCGCTCGAGCACTACCGGGCGCAGCTGCGCCAGCTCGTCGAGGAGGCCGCCGACATCACTGCGGGGGGCGACGCGCCGGCCGGCCTCACCGATGCTGTGGCGGACCACGGCGAGGAGGAGCGCTACAGCCAGGAAGGCCTCGCCCGCATCAACGCACTCTCCTCCAAGCTCCGCAGGCTGCGCACTCAGTCGCTGGGCAAGCGGCTGCCCGACTTGTTCGCCGACATCATCTCGGTCTTCGGCATCCGCACCGAGGTGCTCTCGCGCCCCTCCGCCACCGGGGCGGCCCACCTCGACCGCCTCTTGGACGTGGTCGCCACCTACCCGGGCACCAGCCTTGACTCCCTCCTGGACTACTTCCAGCTCGCGCGCGAGCACGAGGGCGGCCTCACCCCAGGAAACGTGGTCGTGGCCTCCGACAGGGTACAGATCCTCACCGCCCACAAGGCGAAGGGCCTCGAATGGGATACCGTCGCCGTCGCGCGCGCCGACGCCTCGACGTACAAGGCCCAGGCCTCGACGTTCCTCACCCAGATCGGGCGCGTGCCGGACGAAGACTTCGACGCCTTCGACGACGCTGAGGACCGCAAGCAGTTCGCGAAGGCGGCGAAGAACTACATCGCCGCAGACCGCGAGAAGATGGCGGAGGAGGCCGCCCGCCTGTTCTACGTCGCGGTTACCCGCACCGAGCGCAAGCTCATCATCACCGCCTCGCGCACCGTGCCCGGCCGCCAGAGCGCCGCGGAGCCCTACGAGCACTTCGCGGCGATCCGCGGGCTCGTCCCTGATCACGCCGTGGTGGCCTGGGCCGGGGGAGAAGGCAGGGGAGAAGGCAGGGAAGAAAGCTCTGCCGAAGAGACGGCCCCGGCCGAGCCTGTGAGCTTCGACCGCGAGCGGGAGGGGACCTGGCCGCACCTGCGCGTCGATCCCGCGGACGCGGCGGCGGCCGACCTCGTCTCCGCGGCCATCGAAGACCTCCCCGCGCTGACCGAGGGGGAGCTCTACTCCCTCTGGGAGCGCGACACCACGGCGCTCATCGAAGAACACCTCGCCGCGCAGGCCCCGGAGGTGCCGGTCATGCTGCCCGGCGAGCTCACGGCCTCCGACATGGTGGCGCTGAAGGCCGATCCGGAACAGTTTGCCCGCCGCGCGAGGCGCCCCGTGCCGTTTAAACCCAACGCGTACGCCAAGCGCGGCACCGCGTTCCACGCCTGGCTGGAAGAGTTCTACCACGCCCGCCCGCTGCTGACGGAAGATGAGCTTCCCGGGGGCGAGGAACCGGACGTGGACAAGCGCACGCTCGAGCTGCTCAAATCCAACTTCGAGAAAAGCCATTGGGCCGCGAAGACGCCCGCGTACGTCGAGCAGCCCTTCGAGCTCGCGCTCGGCTCCGCCGTGGTGCGGGGCAGGATGGACGCGGTCTTCGAGCAGGGGGGCAGCTGGGTGGTCGTGGACTGGAAGACGGGCACCAAGCCGGCCCCGGCCCAGATGGAGAGCGCGAAGCTCCAGCTCGCCGTCTACGCCGAGGCGTGGCGGCGCATCGCGGCGGACGGCAGGCCGGTGCGGGCGATGTTTTTCTACGTGCGCACCGGCGAAGACTTCGAGCCTGGCGAGCTGCCCGGATCCGCCGAGCTCGAGCGGTTGCTTCGGCAATCGGCCGGGCACGGGCTAGAGTTCCAAGCAGACTCCGGCGCAGAAAGGGCATGAGGGCCGAGGTGAGGATCTTTAACAACAACCCCATGGGGCTGACGTGGCGCGATCGCTTCCGCGCCGACGCCGACGTGAGCGATACCCCCGTGCACACGCTTATCGACGTCGTGCGGATCCCCTCGGCGGCGCGCGCGACGCCGTGGGCGATCATCCTCAACAGGTTTCTCTACGCCTCGATCCTCATGGTCGCTGTGGCCTTTATCGTCTACCTTGACAAGGGCGGCTACTCGGAGGAACTCACCTTCGTCGACGCCCTGTATTACTCGGCGGTATCGCTCTCGACAACGGGCTACGGCGATATCACCCCGGTGACGCAGGAGGCGAGGCTGATGAACATCTTCCTCATCACCCCGCTGCGCATCGCCTTCCTGATGCTGCTCGTCGGCACCACCCTGGCCGTGTTGACCGAAGATTCCCGCAAAACCCTTCAGATCCAGCAGTGGAGGAGAACCGTGCGCAACCACACCATCGTCATCGGCTACGGCACCAAGGGGCGCTCCGCCATCGACGCCCTGCTTGCTGACGGCGCCTCGCCGAACACCATCGTCGTCGTCGACCAGGACGCGGGAGTACTCGCCCGCGCGGAAAAGCGCGGCCTGGTCACGGTCCACGGCAACGCGACGAAGTCCGACGTGCTCAAGATCGCCGGGGTCACGAGGGCGCGCTCCGTCGTCGTCGCCCCGTCCAGCGATGACACCGCGGTGCTGGTCACGCTGTCGGTGCGGGAGCTTGCACCGAGTGCGATGATCGTGGCGTCGGTACGCGAGAGCGAAAACCAGCACCTGCTCATGCAATCGGGCGCGGATTCCGTCGTGGTCTCCTCGGAAACCGCCGGGCGCCTCCTCGGTATCGCCACCGTCACGCCGCCGGTGGTGGCGATGATGGAGGACCTGCTCAGCCCCGATGAGGGCTTCGCGGTGGCGGAGCGCCCGATCGGCGACGACGAGGTCGGGGCGAACCCGCGCCACCTCGCCGATATCGTGCTCGGCGTGGTGCGATCCGGCGAGCTCTACCGCATCGACTCGCCGGAGGCGGAGACGGTCGAGCCGGGCGATCGGCTCCTCTACGTTCGCCACACCCGAGAGATCACGGGAAAGACAGAGGCTGCCAGTGGCAATTGATCTCTCCCTGCTCGACGCCGACCAGCGTGTTGCGGCCACCGCGCCGCGCGGGCCCGTGTGCATCCTCGCGGGGGCGGGGACCGGCAAGACGCGCACCATTACCTACCGCATCGCGCACCTGATCGACCAATCCATGGTCTCGCCGAACAAGGTCCTCGCCGTGACGTTTACCCAGCGGGCCGCAGGGGAGATGCGCGATCGGCTGCGCACCCTCGGCATCGGCGGGGTGCAGGCGCGCACCTTCCACGCCGCCGCTCTGCGCCAATTGCGCTACTTCTGGCCCCAGGTCGCCGGCGACCTGCCGTGGCGGGTGCTCGACAACAAGTTCCCCTTGGTCGGCCGCGCCGCGCGTGCCGCCGGGCTCGCCGCCAACAAGGAAATGGTGCGCGACCTCTTAGGGGAAATCGAATGGGCGAAGGCCTCGGTGATCGGTGCCGAGGACTACGCGCGGCGCGTGAGCGGAACGAACCGCACCCCGCCCGCGGACGCGGAGCAGGTCGCGCAGGTCTATCGCCTCTATGAGGAGTACAAAACGAGCCCCGAGGGCATGCTGCTCGACTTCGACGACTTGCTCCTCCACGTCGCCGGGGCGCTGGAGAACGCGCCCGCAGTGGCGGAGGAGTTCCGCTCCCAGTACCAAAGCTTCGTTGTCGATGAGTACCAGGACGTCACACCGCTGCAGCAGCGCGTCCTCGAGGGCTGGCTCGGCCAGCGCGACGACCTCACCGTCGTCGGCGATGCGAACCAGACGATCTATTCGTTTACCGGCGCGACCCCGAACTACCTTTTGAACTTCTCGCGCACCTACGGCCACGCCACCGTGGTCAAGCTGCAGCGGGACTACCGCTCGACGCCGCAGATTACCGGGCTCGCCAACACGGTGATCTCGCGCGCACAGGGCAGGGCGGCGGGCACCCGACTCGAGCTCGAGGGCATGCGCCCGGCGGGGCCCGCCCCCACCTTCGCGGCC
Coding sequences within it:
- a CDS encoding ATP-dependent helicase: MSPAVLSKYLGQKFPPTEQQAEIIGAEPGPLLVVAGAGAGKTETMAARVVWLVANGYARPEEVLGLTFTRKAAQELGKRIRDRLSALASNADLVRRLDPSGQLARSLEIIAPTVSTYDAYAGDLVREYGLLVPVEPDARMITDAELHAIAHEVVQDYAGTLLVPGGANPTPASVVTDLLDLVTNMGNDLAEPDEVAEHARTFLAETEALDGGKDPAKFTNEMTRWRATQERRRAYLPLVEKLASELAARGVVTFNEQMSVAARLASHHPAVGASQRSRFRVVMLDEYQDTSHAQRVLLRSLFGEGSGSSEDGRNPLTVTAVGDPMQAIYGWRGATVENLAAFVEDFPAPDGGPAPKMQLTTSWRNPPEVLALANEVSDALLGTGAKRPVAPLEPRPGAAPGEVLLGYFERDDEELDFLADELARQYNQAQEDGEPFSAAVLVRANKTSPEVAEALAARGIPYEIVGLAGLLDVPEVADTVAIATMLVRPDDSAAALRVLAGPAVGLGLDDLDALAARAANLRGARPEAEMLEDPLEHYRAQLRQLVEEAADITAGGDAPAGLTDAVADHGEEERYSQEGLARINALSSKLRRLRTQSLGKRLPDLFADIISVFGIRTEVLSRPSATGAAHLDRLLDVVATYPGTSLDSLLDYFQLAREHEGGLTPGNVVVASDRVQILTAHKAKGLEWDTVAVARADASTYKAQASTFLTQIGRVPDEDFDAFDDAEDRKQFAKAAKNYIAADREKMAEEAARLFYVAVTRTERKLIITASRTVPGRQSAAEPYEHFAAIRGLVPDHAVVAWAGGEGRGEGREESSAEETAPAEPVSFDREREGTWPHLRVDPADAAAADLVSAAIEDLPALTEGELYSLWERDTTALIEEHLAAQAPEVPVMLPGELTASDMVALKADPEQFARRARRPVPFKPNAYAKRGTAFHAWLEEFYHARPLLTEDELPGGEEPDVDKRTLELLKSNFEKSHWAAKTPAYVEQPFELALGSAVVRGRMDAVFEQGGSWVVVDWKTGTKPAPAQMESAKLQLAVYAEAWRRIAADGRPVRAMFFYVRTGEDFEPGELPGSAELERLLRQSAGHGLEFQADSGAERA
- a CDS encoding potassium channel family protein, with protein sequence MGLTWRDRFRADADVSDTPVHTLIDVVRIPSAARATPWAIILNRFLYASILMVAVAFIVYLDKGGYSEELTFVDALYYSAVSLSTTGYGDITPVTQEARLMNIFLITPLRIAFLMLLVGTTLAVLTEDSRKTLQIQQWRRTVRNHTIVIGYGTKGRSAIDALLADGASPNTIVVVDQDAGVLARAEKRGLVTVHGNATKSDVLKIAGVTRARSVVVAPSSDDTAVLVTLSVRELAPSAMIVASVRESENQHLLMQSGADSVVVSSETAGRLLGIATVTPPVVAMMEDLLSPDEGFAVAERPIGDDEVGANPRHLADIVLGVVRSGELYRIDSPEAETVEPGDRLLYVRHTREITGKTEAASGN